One genomic window of Quercus lobata isolate SW786 chromosome 9, ValleyOak3.0 Primary Assembly, whole genome shotgun sequence includes the following:
- the LOC115961881 gene encoding uncharacterized protein LOC115961881, with product MENQHVCNNEHSLVFNEDERRGILCWACREPVLGPSYSCIKCNKFHHHKSCAKLPRELQHPLHPKHSLILFAEWKRVCDKEYSKCEVCKEFLEEYTYGCFHCNFNLHSKCASLPLTIETEVHDHLLTRMWKSIKFTCDLCGKEGNVPFLCASCNFCIHPSCASYVRNVKVIRHDHILHLTISSLEVSQSVSRFCRLCVQKVDTDYGFYYCSSCDFVAHLDCATDKENREDINLLKLMDESKNDDLELDGSINSKTYIVKKINVGEDGIEIVTEVKHFSHEHDLKLTNEVENNKKCNGCLRVILPPFYSCTKCNFFLHKSCIELPRKKRHPLHRHPLNLLPKAPYRSKLFRCDACCQDCNGFTYHCEECNFDLDVQCSLMLDVLIHKGHEHYLHLSNTRYEQKCSSCDFESFQVYRCITCEFALDFKCATLPLTARYRQHEHPFTLNYAVEDDSGEYYCDICEEERDPKLWFYYCADCSYPAHPKCILGNYPNFKFESSYSFYCHPHPLTFIEKIRDHPTCHKCGHPCEELTYQCAPCNFNLHRPCLLK from the coding sequence ATGGAAAATCAACATGTTTGCAACAATGAGCATTCTTTGGTATTCAATGAAGACGAGAGAAGAGGAATTCTTTGTTGGGCATGCAGGGAACCAGTATTGGGTCCTAGTTATAGTTGCATAAAATGCAACAAGTTTCACCATCATAAATCGTGTGCAAAACTACCTCGTGAGTTGCAACATCCTTTGCATCCAAAACATTCTCTTATTCTCTTTGCGGAATGGAAACGTGTTTGTGACAAAGAGTATAGCAAATGCGAAGTCTGCAAAGAATTTCTTGAGGAATACACTTACGGTTGTTTCCATTGCAACTTTAACCTTCACAGCAAATGTGCTTCTTTACCACTCACCATAGAAACTGAAGTCCATGACCACCTATTAACACGCATGTGGAAGTCAATAAAGTTCACTTGTGACCTTTGTGGCAAAGAAGGCAATGTGCCCTTTCTTTGTGCATCGTGCAATTTCTGTATTCATCCAAGTTGTGCGTCTTACGTACGCAATGTCAAAGTTATACGTCATGACCACATCCTCCACCTTACCATTTCTTCTCTTGAAGTTAGTCAATCTGTTTCCCGATTTTGTCGCCTCTGTGTTCAGAAAGTGGACACAGATTATGGGTTTTACTATTGCTCAAGTTGCGATTTTGTTGCTCACCTTGACTGTGCTACGGACAAGGAAAATAGGGAGGACATAAATTTGCTAAAACTTATGGATGAGTCAAAAAATGATGATCTAGAGCTGGATGGATCTATAAACTCAAAAACTTACATagtcaaaaaaatcaatgtagGTGAGGATGGAATTGAAATTGTCACAGAAGTCAAACACTTCAGTCATGAACATGACTTAAAGCTTACCAATGAGGTTGAGAATAACAAAaaatgtaatggttgcttacgAGTCATTCTCCCTCCATTTTACAGTTGTACCAAGTGCAACTTCTTTCTTCATAAATCTTGTATTGAATTACCTAGAAAAAAACGACACCCACTTCATCGACACCCACTCAACCTTCTCCCAAAGGCACCTTATAGGAGTAAGTTATTTAGGTGTGATGCTTGTTGCCAAGATTGCAATGGCTTCACCTACCATTGTGAGGAATGCAACTTTGATCTTGATGTTCAATGTAGTTTGATGTTGGACGTCCTTATCCACAAAGGGCACGAGCATTATCTTCACCTCTCCAACACAAGATATGAACAGAAATGTAGTAGTTGTGACTTTGAAAGTTTCCAAGTATATCGTTGTATTACTTGTGAATTTGCATTAGACTTTAAATGTGCTACACTACCACTTACTGCAAGGTACAGACAACATGAGCATCCCTTCACTCTCAATTATGCTGTTGAAGATGACTCTGGTGAATATTATTGTGATATATGTGAAGAAGAACGAGATCCAAAGCTTTGGTTCTACTACTGTGCAGATTGTAGTTATCCTGCTCATCCAAAATGTATTCTTGGGAACTACCCAAATTTTAAGTTTGAAAGTTCTTACTCATTTTATTGTCACCCACACCCCCTTACATTCATTGAGAAAATTAGAGACCATCCTACTTGTCACAAATGTGGCCATCCTTGTGAAGAACTTACCTACCAATGTGCCCCGTGTAATTTCAACTTGCACAGGCCTTGTTTATTGAAATGA